One stretch of Miscanthus floridulus cultivar M001 chromosome 18, ASM1932011v1, whole genome shotgun sequence DNA includes these proteins:
- the LOC136520436 gene encoding glycosyltransferase BC10-like isoform X3, protein MASRSRASSRRPLWIVVLVAFVCAVALGAYLYTPRRYTACYLVPSEACNSRPPPEPARVYTDDEIAARAIMRDIIRALPVQSKNPKIAFMFLTPSSLPFEKLWEKFFMGHEDRYTIYVHASRDRPVHSSPIFAGRDIRSEKVIWGTISMVDAEKRLLAHALQDPENQHFVLLSESCVPLHNFDYIYSYLMETNVSFVDCFDDPGPHGAGRYSDHMLPEIVKKDWRKGAQPGNEWHNCYSDEHYLPTLFNMVDPTGIANWSVTHVDWSEGKWHPKVYRAVDTSFELLKNISSIDESVHVSSNARHVAQRRPCMWNGMKRPCYLFARKFYPEALDNLMNIFSNFTII, encoded by the exons ATGGCATCGCGCAGTAGGGCTTCATCTAGAAGGCCTCTCTGGATTGTCGTCTTGGTTGCTTTTGTCTGTGCAGTAGCCCTTGGAGCCTATCTTTATACTCCACGACGTTACACAGCCTGTTATCTGGTACCATCAGAAGCCTGCAATTCTCGACCTCCTCCAGAACCTGCTAGGGTATACACTGATGATGAGATTGCTGCTCGTGCTATCATGAGAGACATCATTCGGGCACTGCCAGTGCAGTCAAAGAATCCAAAAATTGCTTTCATGTTCTTGACGCCCAGTTCGTTGCCATTTGAGAAGCTATGGGAAAAATTCTTCATG GGTCATGAAGACAGATACACCATATACGTGCATGCATCAAGAGATAGACCGGTTCATTCAAGTCCAATATTCGCTGGCAGGGATATTCGAAGTGAAAAG GTGATCTGGGGCACGATTTCTATGGTTGATGCTGAAAAGAGGCTCTTGGCTCATGCCCTACAAGATCCTGAAAACCAGCATTTTGTCTTGCTTTCTGAGAG CTGTGTGCCACTTCATAACTTCGATTATATATATAGTTATCTCATGGAGACAAACGTCAGTTTTGTTGACTG TTTTGATGATCCTGGTCCACATGGAGCAGGTAGATATTCTGACCATATGCTACCTGAAATTGTGAAGAAAGATTGGAGAAAGGGTGCACAG CCAGGGAATGAATGGCATAACTGCTATTCAGACGAGCACTACTTGCCAACTCTCTTTAAT ATGGTTGATCCGACTGGAATTGCAAATTGGTCAGTGACGCATGTAGATTGGTCTGAAGGGAAATGGCATCCTAAAGTCTATAGGGCTGTGGATACAAGCTTCGAGTTGCTCAAGAACATCTCG TCCATTGATGAGAGCGTCCACGTTAGCAGCAATGCAAGG CATGTAGCGCAGAGGAGGCCGTGCATGTGGAATGGCATGAAGCGGCCCTGCTACCTGTTCGCGCGAAAGTTCTACCCTGAGGCGCTTGACAACCTGATGAACATATTCTCGAACTTCACCATCATCTGA
- the LOC136521726 gene encoding uncharacterized protein, whose translation MGCAFSSAGSAGALRPCAGVRVIHTNGYVEDFEGPGVVTVATVTGCLSDSSSAGNGDNNGKGYVLCSAAHLLQPGRGPFRPDDALQPGTVYFLLPQSVFQAESSAVDLACLMNRLTALARKGCATAAPKPSPLDALFDADAAAGSRQPQQPVAVSVAVAVPAAAKEKDEPGRAAPWRPRLDRIDESIGRASMRSASSRSACSEA comes from the coding sequence ATGGGGTGCGCCTTCTCGTCGGCGGGCTCCGCGGGGGCGCTGCGGCCGTGCGCCGGGGTACGCGTGATCCACACCAACGGGTACGTGGAGGACTTCGAGGGCCCCGGCGTGGTGACCGTGGCGACCGTCACGGGCTGCCTCTCCGACTCCTCCTCTGCCGGCAACGGCGACAACAACGGCAAAGGGTACGTGCTGTGCTCGGCCGCGCACCTGCTGCAGCCCGGGCGCGGGCCGTTCCGGCCCGACGACGCGCTGCAGCCGGGCACCGTCTACTTCCTGCTCCCGCAGTCGGTGTTCCAGGCCGAGTCCTCCGCCGTGGACCTCGCCTGCCTCATGAACCGCCTCACCGCGCTCGCCCGCAAGGGCTGCGCCACCGCCGCGCCCAAGCCCAGCCCGCTCGACgcgctcttcgacgccgacgctgcCGCCGGCAGTCGCCAGCCGCAGCAGCCTGTGGCTGTGTCTGTGGCTGTGGCTGTGCCTGCGGCGGCCAAGGAGAAGGATGAGCCCGGGCGGGCGGCGCCATGGAGGCCCCGCCTGGACCGCATCGACGAGTCCATCGGCCGCGCCTCCATGCGCAGCGCGTCCAGCCGCAGCGCCTGCAGCGAGGCCTGA
- the LOC136520436 gene encoding glycosyltransferase BC10-like isoform X2 yields the protein MASRSRASSRRPLWIVVLVAFVCAVALGAYLYTPRRYTACYLVPSEACNSRPPPEPARVYTDDEIAARAIMRDIIRALPVQSKNPKIAFMFLTPSSLPFEKLWEKFFMGHEDRYTIYVHASRDRPVHSSPIFAGRDIRSEKVIWGTISMVDAEKRLLAHALQDPENQHFVLLSESCVPLHNFDYIYSYLMETNVSFVDCFDDPGPHGAGRYSDHMLPEIVKKDWRKGAQWFTVKRQHAILILADTLYYGKFKRYCKPGNEWHNCYSDEHYLPTLFNMVDPTGIANWSVTHVDWSEGKWHPKVYRAVDTSFELLKNISHVAQRRPCMWNGMKRPCYLFARKFYPEALDNLMNIFSNFTII from the exons ATGGCATCGCGCAGTAGGGCTTCATCTAGAAGGCCTCTCTGGATTGTCGTCTTGGTTGCTTTTGTCTGTGCAGTAGCCCTTGGAGCCTATCTTTATACTCCACGACGTTACACAGCCTGTTATCTGGTACCATCAGAAGCCTGCAATTCTCGACCTCCTCCAGAACCTGCTAGGGTATACACTGATGATGAGATTGCTGCTCGTGCTATCATGAGAGACATCATTCGGGCACTGCCAGTGCAGTCAAAGAATCCAAAAATTGCTTTCATGTTCTTGACGCCCAGTTCGTTGCCATTTGAGAAGCTATGGGAAAAATTCTTCATG GGTCATGAAGACAGATACACCATATACGTGCATGCATCAAGAGATAGACCGGTTCATTCAAGTCCAATATTCGCTGGCAGGGATATTCGAAGTGAAAAG GTGATCTGGGGCACGATTTCTATGGTTGATGCTGAAAAGAGGCTCTTGGCTCATGCCCTACAAGATCCTGAAAACCAGCATTTTGTCTTGCTTTCTGAGAG CTGTGTGCCACTTCATAACTTCGATTATATATATAGTTATCTCATGGAGACAAACGTCAGTTTTGTTGACTG TTTTGATGATCCTGGTCCACATGGAGCAGGTAGATATTCTGACCATATGCTACCTGAAATTGTGAAGAAAGATTGGAGAAAGGGTGCACAG TGGTTTACAGTAAAACGGCAGCATGCAATTCTTATTCTCGCTGACACCCTTTACTATGGGAAGTTCAAGCGTTACTGTAAG CCAGGGAATGAATGGCATAACTGCTATTCAGACGAGCACTACTTGCCAACTCTCTTTAAT ATGGTTGATCCGACTGGAATTGCAAATTGGTCAGTGACGCATGTAGATTGGTCTGAAGGGAAATGGCATCCTAAAGTCTATAGGGCTGTGGATACAAGCTTCGAGTTGCTCAAGAACATCTCG CATGTAGCGCAGAGGAGGCCGTGCATGTGGAATGGCATGAAGCGGCCCTGCTACCTGTTCGCGCGAAAGTTCTACCCTGAGGCGCTTGACAACCTGATGAACATATTCTCGAACTTCACCATCATCTGA
- the LOC136520436 gene encoding glycosyltransferase BC10-like isoform X1, which produces MASRSRASSRRPLWIVVLVAFVCAVALGAYLYTPRRYTACYLVPSEACNSRPPPEPARVYTDDEIAARAIMRDIIRALPVQSKNPKIAFMFLTPSSLPFEKLWEKFFMGHEDRYTIYVHASRDRPVHSSPIFAGRDIRSEKVIWGTISMVDAEKRLLAHALQDPENQHFVLLSESCVPLHNFDYIYSYLMETNVSFVDCFDDPGPHGAGRYSDHMLPEIVKKDWRKGAQWFTVKRQHAILILADTLYYGKFKRYCKPGNEWHNCYSDEHYLPTLFNMVDPTGIANWSVTHVDWSEGKWHPKVYRAVDTSFELLKNISSIDESVHVSSNARHVAQRRPCMWNGMKRPCYLFARKFYPEALDNLMNIFSNFTII; this is translated from the exons ATGGCATCGCGCAGTAGGGCTTCATCTAGAAGGCCTCTCTGGATTGTCGTCTTGGTTGCTTTTGTCTGTGCAGTAGCCCTTGGAGCCTATCTTTATACTCCACGACGTTACACAGCCTGTTATCTGGTACCATCAGAAGCCTGCAATTCTCGACCTCCTCCAGAACCTGCTAGGGTATACACTGATGATGAGATTGCTGCTCGTGCTATCATGAGAGACATCATTCGGGCACTGCCAGTGCAGTCAAAGAATCCAAAAATTGCTTTCATGTTCTTGACGCCCAGTTCGTTGCCATTTGAGAAGCTATGGGAAAAATTCTTCATG GGTCATGAAGACAGATACACCATATACGTGCATGCATCAAGAGATAGACCGGTTCATTCAAGTCCAATATTCGCTGGCAGGGATATTCGAAGTGAAAAG GTGATCTGGGGCACGATTTCTATGGTTGATGCTGAAAAGAGGCTCTTGGCTCATGCCCTACAAGATCCTGAAAACCAGCATTTTGTCTTGCTTTCTGAGAG CTGTGTGCCACTTCATAACTTCGATTATATATATAGTTATCTCATGGAGACAAACGTCAGTTTTGTTGACTG TTTTGATGATCCTGGTCCACATGGAGCAGGTAGATATTCTGACCATATGCTACCTGAAATTGTGAAGAAAGATTGGAGAAAGGGTGCACAG TGGTTTACAGTAAAACGGCAGCATGCAATTCTTATTCTCGCTGACACCCTTTACTATGGGAAGTTCAAGCGTTACTGTAAG CCAGGGAATGAATGGCATAACTGCTATTCAGACGAGCACTACTTGCCAACTCTCTTTAAT ATGGTTGATCCGACTGGAATTGCAAATTGGTCAGTGACGCATGTAGATTGGTCTGAAGGGAAATGGCATCCTAAAGTCTATAGGGCTGTGGATACAAGCTTCGAGTTGCTCAAGAACATCTCG TCCATTGATGAGAGCGTCCACGTTAGCAGCAATGCAAGG CATGTAGCGCAGAGGAGGCCGTGCATGTGGAATGGCATGAAGCGGCCCTGCTACCTGTTCGCGCGAAAGTTCTACCCTGAGGCGCTTGACAACCTGATGAACATATTCTCGAACTTCACCATCATCTGA